DNA sequence from the Campylobacter concisus genome:
GGCTTATTTATATCATTTTCAGCTTTTTTTGATATTCTACGCCAAATTTTAATCTAAGGAGAAAAAATGTCTGTAAAAATAACTGATATATGCATAAGCTGTGGTTCATGTATTGATGAATGCCCAGTTTCAGCTATCGTTGATGATAGCGACAACCCAACTGGAGCAGATACATACTATGTTTATTCAAACAAATGCGTTGAGTGCGTAGGCTACAACGATGAGCCAGCCTGTGCATCCGCCTGTCCAACTGATGGTTGTATTGTATGGGACGCTGTTGTAGCGGGACAACCTTCACGCGATCAGATCGGTGCTGATGCACGCAATGGTTCTATTCCAGTTATTCAATAAATTGATAAATTTTGGGCTCAATTTGAGCCTATTTTATTTTTAAGCTTTATTTGATATAATTGCCAACTTCAATTTAAATAACCTAGATTTGAGGAAAAATTTATGCAAAGAACACTTTCTATTATTAAGCCTGATGCTGTTAAGAAAAATGTTGTTGGAAAGATTATAGATAGATTCGAAAGTAATGGCTTAAGGATCGCAGCTGCAAAGAAAATCCAACTTAGCAAATGCGATGCAAAAGCATTTTACGCTGTTCATAAAGATAGACCATTTTTTAATGATTTGGTTGAATTTATGATTAGTGGACCAGTTGTGGTTATGGTACTTGAAGGTGAAAATGCTGTTGCTAAAAACCGTGAGCTTATGGGTGCTACCAACCCAAAAGAAGCAACTCCTGGTACTATAAGGGCTGATTTTGCCGATAGCATTGATGCAAATGCAGTTCACGGAAGTGATAGTCTAGAAAATGCTGTGAATGAAATAAATTTCTTTTTTGCTTCAAGAGAAATTTGCTAATTTTAGGTCAAGAAAATTGATTATATCTTTTTCTAAAATAGCAAACAAAGATATAAACTTTGAGCTAGTAGGAAATGATAATTTAGTTTTTATTGGAATTTTAAAAAGAAAAGACCCTTTTTTGGTAAAATGCCAAGGCAAAATAAAAGGGAATATAAATTATGTTTGTGATCGATGCGGTGAAGCATTTATGTTACCTATCGATCAAGATGTAGAGCTAAATTTAAGTGACGGTATTTATAAAGATAGCGAAAATGAGCTTAGCGATACGATGGAATTTTTTGATGGCAATATTGATTTAAAAGAAGTCTTTGAGAGTGAGTTAGAAGCTTTTAAAAGCGATTATTTCTATTGTGAAAAATGTAAAAATTTATAAAGGAGAGTAAAAATGGCAGTACCAAAGCGAAGAGTGAGTCATTCTCGTGCAGCAAAACGCAGAACACATTATAAAGTTACACTTCCAGTACCTGTAAAAGACAAAGATGGTTCTTGGAAAATGCCTCACCGCATAAACAAAACTACAGGTGAATATTAAAATATGATTCGCATTGCTATCGATGCTATGGGTGGTGATTTTGGTGCAGATCCTATAATATCTGGTGTTATTGATGCACTAAAAGAGACAAAATTTAAAGCTGTATTAGTTGGCGATAGCAATGTCATCAAACCACTCATTCCACAGTCTTATTTAAAAAATATCGAATTTTTAGAAGCTAGCGAAGTTATCTCAATGGCAGATGGCGCAACTGATGCGCTTAAAAGAAAAGATAGTACGATCTACAAAGCAATTGAGCTCTTAAAAAATAAGGAAGTTGATGCTGTAGTTTCTGCTGGTCATAGTGGTGCAACTATGAGCTTAGCTACTCTAAGAATTGGTAGACTAAAAAATATTTCTCGTCCAGCAATTGCAACACTTATGCCAAATTCAAAAGAATCTGCGACTTTGGTTTTAGATGTTGGTGCAAATGTTGATTGCAGAAGCGAGCATTTGTTTCAATTTGCCATAATGGGTGAAGCCTATGCAAAAGAAATTTTAGGTAGAAAAGAACCAAAAGTTGGTCTTTTATCAAATGGTGAAGAAGAAAGCAAAGGTAATGAAGTTAGCAAAGAAGCATTTAAATTAGTTTCTAGACTTGATAGCTTTGTTGGCAATGCAGAAGGTAATCAAATTTTTGATGGCAGTATAGACGTAATGGTTTGTGATGGTTTTATGGGAAATATTCTTTTAAAAACTAGCGAAGGCGTTGCAGATGCTATAGGTAAAATTATCAAAAAACAAATTAAAAAATCACCTCTTGCTATAGCTGGCTCTGTACTCATGAGAAAAGTTTTTAAGACACTTAAAAAGCAGGTTAGCTATGACGAATATGGCGGCGCACCGCTTCTTGGCGTAAATGGTTGCGTTATCATAAGTCATGGTAAAAGTAATTCAAAAGCTATAAAAAATGCAATTTTTCAAGCAATAAAATTTGCTAATTCAAATATAAATAAAGTTATCGAAGAAGAACTTTCGCACTTTGCAAGGTAAAATATGCCAAAAGCTTCACTGATTTCTATCGCTTCTTACATTCCAGAAAAAATTTTAACAAATTTTGACTTTGAGAAAATGGTTGAAACAAGTGATGAATGGATAGTAAAGCGAACAGGTATCGAGCAAAGGCATATTGCAACTAACGAAACAACAAGTGACCTTGGTACAAAAGCTGGTGAATTAGCCATAAAACGCTCAGGACTTGACAAATCTCAAATAGATGCAATCATCTGTGCTACAATATCTCCAGATCATCTTTGTATGCCTTCTACTGCTTGCAAAATAGCTGCAAATTTGGGTTTAAACTATGGAGTTACAGCATTTGATATAAGTGCGGCTTGTACAGGTTTTATTTATCTTTTAGAGCTTGCAAATTCTCTCATTGTTAGCGGTGCCAAAAAAAATGTATTAATTATCGGAGCCGAAAAATTAAGCTCTATTGTTGACTATACAGATAGAAGCACTTGTATACTATTTGGTGATGGAGCAGGTGCAGCTGTAATTAGTAGTGGCAATGAAAATGAGATCATCGATATCCATACAGCAAGTGACGGTAAGCAAGCTGAACTTTTAATAACTCCAGGATGCGGGAGTGTATTTCCAGCCAGCGAGGAAACACTAAAAAATAGACTAAATTTCATCCATATGAGTGGAAATGAAGTTTTTAAAATAGCAGTTCAAACACTTAGCAAAAGCGTAATAGAAATTCTGCATGCAAATAAAATGCAAAGCGAAGATATCGATTTTTTTATACCTCATCAAGCAAATATAAGAATAATAGATGCAGTAAAAAATAGATTAAATTTTAAGGATGAGCAGTGTGTCTTAACTGTTGCTAAATATGGCAATACAAGCTCTGCTTCAATTCCGATGGCTATGAATGATGCCTATGAAGACGGCCGCATCAAAAATGGTTCAGTTTTACTTCTTGATGCATTTGGTGGCGGTTTTACATGGGGATCAGCGATTCTAAAATTTGGTGGAAAAAATTTTAGCGACTTACAATAATTACAGCAAGTAATCTTCTAAATTTTTAGCAACGCTTTTACTAATTTCTTTCAAGTATTCTCATCAATAATTTTTTAAAAATTCAAATTTTTACAACTTTTAACAAAATCCATTTTCTGCTTTTACCAATAACAATAAATTTACTACACAAAAATTTCTAAAATATATTTAAACTAAATTTAATTTTGAATAGATATAATTTCGCAATCAATAAAATTTATTATTAAGGAGAACAAATGTTAGTAACAAAAAAAGCACCTGATTTTACAGCTGCAGCAGTTTTAGGAAATAATCAAATTGTAAATGATTTTAATCTTTATAAAAATATTGGCGAGAAAGGCGCGGTTGTATTTTTCTATCCAATGGACTTTACTTTTGTTTGCCCAAGCGAAATTATCGCATTTGACAAAAGATATGACGAGTTCAAGTCACGTGGTATCGAAGTTATCGCGGTTTCATGCGACAACCAATTCTCACATTTTGCATGGAAAGAGACTCCAGTAAACAAAGGCGGTATTGGCAAAGTTCGCTTCCCTATCGTAGCTGATATGACAAAATCAATCGCTCGCGGATTTGACGTACTTCTAGAAGATGCTGGTGTAGCACTTCGTGGCTCATTCTTACTAGATAAAGATGGCACTGTTCGCCATGCAGTTATCAACGATCTTCCACTTGGCAGAAACATCGATGAGATGATAAGAATGGTTGATACTATGCTATTTACAAATGAGCACGGCGAAGTTTGCCCAGCTGGCTGGAATAAAGGTGATGCTGGCATGAAACCAAGCACTGAAGGTGTTGCCGACTACCTTTCACACAACGAAAGCAAACTATAATCAATAGAAATTTCTAGGTATCTTTACCTAGAAATTTCTCCTCCAAATAAATTTAAATACTTTTTTAATATAACTTTTTATATCATAGCCTTGGCTTTAATCAACAACATTCCGGAGACTACATGGATTTTAAAGGCAGGCAAGAGCTTGTAATAAATTGCGAAGATAGCATACTTAAATTAAGAGATAAATTTATCGACGATGGTATCAAATTTTGTAGACAGCTAACATTTATCGTACCGCACGATCAGGTAAAAATTTGTCTTGAAAACATCTTTGATACACTGCTTATTCAAAAGCCAAATGCTACGCAGCTACAAGATGATTTAAATATTCTAATACCAAAATCAAACGCAAGAGACGAATTAATAAATTTCCTACTTTTAAATTTGACTTTAAATTTTAGTCACTCTTGCGACAATAGCACCTTCGTAGGTTATTTCGTAAATGCCGTTTCAAGAATCAAAGAAATTTTATGTGGTGCCAAAGACCAGCAAGAAACAAATGTAAAAGACATGATTGAAACCGGAACATTTTTTTATGAAGATCCGATCAATACATTCACTCGCATGAAAAAAGCCAAGGTAAGGCCAGAGCTTTTAAATTTATATGATGGACTAAATATAAAATATGAGGCTGAAATTTTAGAAGTTAAAGAAGATAGTGTCGTTTTTCGCGTGGATATGATGCAAATTTTAGCTATGAAGCAAGACGGCAAAGGTTTTATTTTGCCAAATAGCTTTTTCTCAAAGCCTTTGTGTGCAGATATCATAAATTATAATATAACAGATAAAAGTGTTACTTTTTCAAATTTCTCGCTAAATACAACAATGTATGCGTACAAAAGAAAATTCCAACGTATTTTACCAAATCGTTTTACTAAAACTATTATCAAAGGCAAACAAGACAAGATCGAAGGTAGCCTTTATGATGTTTCCGAAGGCGGCATAAGTGTATTAAGTTCACAATCTGCAAATTTTAAAGATAACGAAGAATTAGAAGTCAATTTTGATCTCTTGATGTCTGAAAAAATAGTAAAAAGAGTTTCTTTAAGGCTAAAATTAGTTACTGAAATAACCTATAAAGGTTACATTAGATACTGTATGAAACTCATTGATGATGATGAAACGATAAAAGATTTTACGCAAAAGCGCATAAAAGAGACGCTTGACGAGCTTCGCTCACGTATAAATTTATACGAATAAGGCAATTAGTGAAAACCATACAAGAAAATTTAAAACTTTTTTACATCGGACTAAAAGATAAAGAGCCATTTTTTTATAAAAACAAGGACTTAACCACTCACGCAGCCATTATCGGTATGACTGGTAGCGGCAAAACAGGCCTTGGCATCACGCTTTTAGAAGAGGCCTGCATAGACAATATCCCTTCCATTATCATCGATCCAAAGGGCGATATCACAAATTTGGCCCTCACCTTTCCGCAGATGAGGCCGGAGGATTTTTTACCATACATAGATGAAGCAGAAGTAGCTAATAAAGGTCAAAGTGTAGAGGAATTTGCCGCTGCTCAAGCCGAGCTTTGGAAAAACGGCATAGAGTCGAGTTTTCAAGATCTTGAGCGAGTAAAAATTTTAAAAGAGAGCGCTAGCTTTAACATCTACACCCCAAAAAGCTCAGCTGGTATAGGCGTGGCGCTACTTAGCGACTTTGCCTGCCCAAATATCAATGACGAAGAAATTTTTAGCAACTATATAAATTCGCTCGCGGCCTCGGTATTATCTCTTGTAGGTATAAATTCCGAGGACATGAATTCAAAAGAACAGCTTCTCATCTCAACCATATTTGATACTAAATTTAAAGAGCAAAAAGATGTCAGCATCGAAGAGCTCATAAATTTCATCGCAAATCCGCCTTTTAAAAAGATAGGCGTTTTTGACGTCGATACATTCTATCCAAGCAGTGAGCGCCTAAAGCTTGCCATGAAAATAAACGCTCTCATCGCAAGCCCAAGTTTTAAAGGTTGGACTCAAGGCATTAGACTAGAAATTTCAAAGATGCTCTTTGACGAAAACGGCAAAGCAAAGTGCAATATCTTTACGATCTCACACCTAAATGACGCTGAGAGGATGTTTTTTGTCACCCTTTTACTAAACGAGATCATCGCGTGGATGCGCGGCACCGAGGGCACAAGCTCACTTAGAGCGATCCTTTATATGGATGAAATTTTTGGCTTTTTTCCGCCAAACGCAAATCCGCCATCAAAAATGCCTATGCTCACACTTTTAAAGCAAGCTCGTGCATTTGGTCTTGGCTGCGTATTAAGCACGCAAAACCCAGTAGATCTTGACTACAAAGGCCTTAGCAACATCGGCACTTGGTTCATCGGCCGCCTCCAAACAGCCCAGGACAAAGCACGCGTTATAGGTGGACTAAGTGGTATCTCTGGCTCAAACCTAGATAAAGCCTCGCTTGAAAATCTCATATCAAATTTGGCAAAGAGAAATTTTTTAGTTAAAAATATAAACGAAGACGGACTAAGTGTCATCTCCACGCGCTGGGCACTTAGCTATCTAAAAGGCCCGCTAAGCCGTGAGCAAATTTCAAATTTGATGAAAGAGCAAAAAGAAAATTTATCTGATACAAGGATCGATAAAAGTGAGATGAAATTTAGTATAAAGCCCATAATCTCAAATGAAATAACGCAACTTTATGCTAACTCAAAAAGCCTCACGCCAAATTTATTTGCAAGTGCGAAGGTAAGAATTTATGACGCCAAAAAGGGCATCGATAGCGTTTATGAAATAAGCTACCTTTACGAGCTTAGCGAAAATGACAAAGAGCCAAACTGGAGCGAGGCTAGCGAAGGCATGCACGTTGATGCAAGCGAAAATGAGCCAAGTGACGCAAGCTTTGCAGCTGTGCCAAATTTCATCTTAAAAGCTAAAAATTTTGACAATATCCAAAAAGATTTTAAAGAATATCTGTATAGAAATTTCAAATTTAACACCTTTGAAGCATTGGGAATTTATTCAAAAAAAAATGAAACAAAGGAGCAGTTTTATATCAGGCTTCAAGATAAGTGCAATGAAATTTTAGAAGAACAAACTGCAAAACTCACAGCAAAATTTGAAAAAGAACGAAAAAGCTTACAAGATAAGCTAAACAAGGCTCTAACAAAGCTTGATAAAGAGCAAAAAGAGATGACCACAAGTGGGCTTGATGCTGCCATAAATATAGGCGCTAGCATACTTGGAGCGATATTTGGCAACAAGCTTTTATCTCGTCAAAATGCGGGTAAAATCGCATCGAGTGCAAGAAGCGCAAATAGAGTCTTAAAAGAAAGAAGTGATGTAAAACTTAGCGAGCAAAGCGTAAATGATATAAATTTAGCTATAAGCGAACTTGAAGAGAAATTTGCACAAGAGTGCGATGCGTTAAAAGAAGCAAACGATATAAAAAATATCAACATAAATGAAATACAAATTTCACCAAAGAAAAGCGATATCTATGACGAAAAGGTCGTACTTTTGTGGAGATGATTTATAAAACAATTAGTATTTTTTTACTATCATTTCTCTTTAAATTTAAAAGGTAAAATATGCAAAATTTAATACTTTATGCCATTAGTTATTTACTTGGAAGCATTCCGTCTGGTCTTATTCTTGCAAAAATTTTTGGGCATGTTGATATAAAAAACGAAGGTAGCAAGAGCATCGGTGCAACAAATGTTTTAAG
Encoded proteins:
- a CDS encoding NADH-quinone oxidoreductase subunit I, with the translated sequence MSVKITDICISCGSCIDECPVSAIVDDSDNPTGADTYYVYSNKCVECVGYNDEPACASACPTDGCIVWDAVVAGQPSRDQIGADARNGSIPVIQ
- the ndk gene encoding nucleoside-diphosphate kinase, producing the protein MQRTLSIIKPDAVKKNVVGKIIDRFESNGLRIAAAKKIQLSKCDAKAFYAVHKDRPFFNDLVEFMISGPVVVMVLEGENAVAKNRELMGATNPKEATPGTIRADFADSIDANAVHGSDSLENAVNEINFFFASREIC
- the rpmF gene encoding 50S ribosomal protein L32, encoding MAVPKRRVSHSRAAKRRTHYKVTLPVPVKDKDGSWKMPHRINKTTGEY
- the plsX gene encoding phosphate acyltransferase PlsX; this translates as MIRIAIDAMGGDFGADPIISGVIDALKETKFKAVLVGDSNVIKPLIPQSYLKNIEFLEASEVISMADGATDALKRKDSTIYKAIELLKNKEVDAVVSAGHSGATMSLATLRIGRLKNISRPAIATLMPNSKESATLVLDVGANVDCRSEHLFQFAIMGEAYAKEILGRKEPKVGLLSNGEEESKGNEVSKEAFKLVSRLDSFVGNAEGNQIFDGSIDVMVCDGFMGNILLKTSEGVADAIGKIIKKQIKKSPLAIAGSVLMRKVFKTLKKQVSYDEYGGAPLLGVNGCVIISHGKSNSKAIKNAIFQAIKFANSNINKVIEEELSHFAR
- a CDS encoding beta-ketoacyl-ACP synthase III; translated protein: MPKASLISIASYIPEKILTNFDFEKMVETSDEWIVKRTGIEQRHIATNETTSDLGTKAGELAIKRSGLDKSQIDAIICATISPDHLCMPSTACKIAANLGLNYGVTAFDISAACTGFIYLLELANSLIVSGAKKNVLIIGAEKLSSIVDYTDRSTCILFGDGAGAAVISSGNENEIIDIHTASDGKQAELLITPGCGSVFPASEETLKNRLNFIHMSGNEVFKIAVQTLSKSVIEILHANKMQSEDIDFFIPHQANIRIIDAVKNRLNFKDEQCVLTVAKYGNTSSASIPMAMNDAYEDGRIKNGSVLLLDAFGGGFTWGSAILKFGGKNFSDLQ
- a CDS encoding peroxiredoxin — its product is MLVTKKAPDFTAAAVLGNNQIVNDFNLYKNIGEKGAVVFFYPMDFTFVCPSEIIAFDKRYDEFKSRGIEVIAVSCDNQFSHFAWKETPVNKGGIGKVRFPIVADMTKSIARGFDVLLEDAGVALRGSFLLDKDGTVRHAVINDLPLGRNIDEMIRMVDTMLFTNEHGEVCPAGWNKGDAGMKPSTEGVADYLSHNESKL
- a CDS encoding PilZ domain-containing protein, with translation MDFKGRQELVINCEDSILKLRDKFIDDGIKFCRQLTFIVPHDQVKICLENIFDTLLIQKPNATQLQDDLNILIPKSNARDELINFLLLNLTLNFSHSCDNSTFVGYFVNAVSRIKEILCGAKDQQETNVKDMIETGTFFYEDPINTFTRMKKAKVRPELLNLYDGLNIKYEAEILEVKEDSVVFRVDMMQILAMKQDGKGFILPNSFFSKPLCADIINYNITDKSVTFSNFSLNTTMYAYKRKFQRILPNRFTKTIIKGKQDKIEGSLYDVSEGGISVLSSQSANFKDNEELEVNFDLLMSEKIVKRVSLRLKLVTEITYKGYIRYCMKLIDDDETIKDFTQKRIKETLDELRSRINLYE
- a CDS encoding helicase HerA domain-containing protein; this encodes MKTIQENLKLFYIGLKDKEPFFYKNKDLTTHAAIIGMTGSGKTGLGITLLEEACIDNIPSIIIDPKGDITNLALTFPQMRPEDFLPYIDEAEVANKGQSVEEFAAAQAELWKNGIESSFQDLERVKILKESASFNIYTPKSSAGIGVALLSDFACPNINDEEIFSNYINSLAASVLSLVGINSEDMNSKEQLLISTIFDTKFKEQKDVSIEELINFIANPPFKKIGVFDVDTFYPSSERLKLAMKINALIASPSFKGWTQGIRLEISKMLFDENGKAKCNIFTISHLNDAERMFFVTLLLNEIIAWMRGTEGTSSLRAILYMDEIFGFFPPNANPPSKMPMLTLLKQARAFGLGCVLSTQNPVDLDYKGLSNIGTWFIGRLQTAQDKARVIGGLSGISGSNLDKASLENLISNLAKRNFLVKNINEDGLSVISTRWALSYLKGPLSREQISNLMKEQKENLSDTRIDKSEMKFSIKPIISNEITQLYANSKSLTPNLFASAKVRIYDAKKGIDSVYEISYLYELSENDKEPNWSEASEGMHVDASENEPSDASFAAVPNFILKAKNFDNIQKDFKEYLYRNFKFNTFEALGIYSKKNETKEQFYIRLQDKCNEILEEQTAKLTAKFEKERKSLQDKLNKALTKLDKEQKEMTTSGLDAAINIGASILGAIFGNKLLSRQNAGKIASSARSANRVLKERSDVKLSEQSVNDINLAISELEEKFAQECDALKEANDIKNININEIQISPKKSDIYDEKVVLLWR